In Actinoplanes derwentensis, the following proteins share a genomic window:
- the rplX gene encoding 50S ribosomal protein L24 — translation MTVKIKKGDTVVVIAGKDKGAKGKVIAAYPTRDKVLVEGVNRIKKHERIRTNQRGSKTGGIVTQEAAIHISNVQVVDSEGKPTRIGYRIDENGTKVRFARTTGKEL, via the coding sequence CTGACCGTGAAGATCAAGAAGGGCGACACGGTCGTCGTCATCGCCGGTAAGGACAAAGGCGCCAAGGGTAAGGTCATCGCGGCCTACCCGACGCGCGACAAGGTCCTGGTAGAGGGCGTCAACCGGATCAAGAAGCACGAGCGCATCCGCACGAACCAGCGCGGATCGAAGACCGGTGGCATCGTCACCCAGGAAGCCGCGATCCACATCTCGAACGTGCAGGTGGTGGACAGCGAGGGCAAGCCGACTCGCATCGGTTACCGGATCGACGAAAACGGCACCAAGGTCCGGTTCGCGCGTACGACCGGTAAGGAACTGTGA
- the rplN gene encoding 50S ribosomal protein L14 yields MIQQESRLRVADNTGAREILCIRVLGGSGRRYASIGDVIVATVKDAIPGAGVKKGDVVKAVIVRTAKERRRPDGSYIRFDENAAVIIKDGGDPRGTRIFGPVGRELRDKRFMKIISLAPEVL; encoded by the coding sequence GTGATCCAGCAGGAGTCGCGACTGCGCGTCGCCGACAACACGGGCGCACGGGAGATCCTGTGCATCCGCGTACTAGGTGGCTCCGGTCGCCGTTACGCGAGCATCGGCGACGTCATCGTGGCCACGGTCAAGGACGCCATTCCCGGCGCCGGTGTGAAGAAGGGTGACGTCGTCAAGGCTGTCATCGTCCGCACCGCCAAGGAGCGGCGCCGTCCCGACGGCTCGTACATCCGCTTCGACGAGAACGCCGCCGTCATCATCAAGGACGGCGGGGACCCCCGCGGCACCCGCATCTTCGGCCCGGTCGGGCGCGAGCTGCGCGACAAGCGGTTCATGAAGATCATCAGCCTGGCGCCGGAGGTGCTCTGA
- the rpsQ gene encoding 30S ribosomal protein S17, with protein MSENTTAPRAQRKVRDGLVVSDKMDKTVVVEVEDRVKHALYGKVIRRTRKLKVHDEQNAAGVGDRVSIMETRPLSATKRWRIVEILEKAK; from the coding sequence ATGAGTGAGAACACCACTGCTCCGCGCGCTCAGCGCAAGGTGCGTGACGGTCTCGTGGTCAGCGACAAGATGGACAAGACCGTCGTTGTCGAGGTCGAGGACCGGGTCAAGCACGCCCTGTACGGCAAGGTCATCCGTCGTACGCGGAAGCTGAAGGTTCACGACGAGCAGAACGCTGCTGGAGTCGGCGACCGGGTCTCGATCATGGAGACCCGTCCGCTCTCCGCCACCAAGCGGTGGCGCATCGTGGAGATCCTCGAAAAGGCCAAGTGA
- the rpmC gene encoding 50S ribosomal protein L29 → MATGVKAGELRELPEEELVAKLREAKAELFNLRVQRATGQLDNHRRLQVVRKDIAKIYTIMRERELGLSVAPDEVTA, encoded by the coding sequence ATGGCCACGGGCGTTAAAGCCGGTGAGCTCCGCGAGCTTCCTGAAGAGGAACTGGTCGCGAAGCTCCGGGAGGCCAAGGCGGAGCTGTTCAACCTTCGCGTGCAGCGTGCGACCGGGCAGCTCGACAATCACCGTCGACTCCAGGTTGTTCGCAAGGACATCGCGAAGATCTACACGATCATGCGTGAACGTGAGCTTGGGCTCTCGGTCGCGCCGGATGAGGTGACGGCATGA
- the rplP gene encoding 50S ribosomal protein L16, giving the protein MLMPRKPPKGFRKPHHPDRSGASKGGNRVVFGEFGIQALEPAYVTNRQIESARIAMTRHIKRGGKVWISIFPDQALTKKPAETRMGSGKGSPEWWVANVKPGRILFEMSFPNETVAREAMRRAIHKLPMKCRIVTREVGES; this is encoded by the coding sequence GTGCTGATGCCCCGTAAGCCCCCGAAGGGCTTCCGTAAGCCACACCACCCGGACCGCAGTGGCGCGTCCAAGGGTGGCAACCGGGTCGTCTTCGGTGAGTTCGGTATTCAGGCTCTCGAGCCGGCGTACGTGACCAACCGTCAGATCGAGTCGGCTCGTATCGCCATGACCCGTCACATCAAGCGTGGCGGCAAGGTCTGGATCTCGATCTTCCCGGACCAGGCGCTGACCAAGAAGCCTGCCGAGACCCGTATGGGTTCCGGTAAGGGTTCTCCTGAGTGGTGGGTGGCGAACGTCAAGCCGGGACGGATTCTCTTCGAGATGTCCTTCCCGAACGAGACGGTCGCGCGTGAGGCGATGCGCCGCGCGATCCACAAGCTCCCGATGAAGTGCCGCATCGTGACGCGCGAAGTGGGTGAAAGCTGA
- the rpsC gene encoding 30S ribosomal protein S3: protein MGQKVHPTGFRLGISTDWRSRWFADKLYKDYIGEDVKIRRMMSKGLERAGISKVDIERTRDRVRVDIHTARPGIVIGRKGAEADRIRGELEKLTGKQVQLNILEVKSPESDAQLVAQGVAEQLSSRVSFRRAMRKAMQSAMKNPICKGIRVQVSGRLGGAEMSRTEFYREGRVPLHTLRANIEYGFFEARTTFGRIGVKVWIYKGDAVPGREVAPEAPARPRRDRADRPERPRRGRSGSSGTTAGGTEAGRAAQAAATADDTAAAPAAAEKQQEG, encoded by the coding sequence ATGGGTCAGAAGGTTCACCCCACCGGGTTCCGTCTCGGCATCTCCACCGACTGGCGGAGCCGTTGGTTCGCCGACAAGCTCTACAAGGACTACATCGGCGAGGATGTCAAAATCCGCCGCATGATGTCCAAGGGCCTCGAGCGTGCCGGCATCTCCAAGGTCGACATCGAGCGGACCCGCGACCGGGTTCGGGTCGACATCCACACCGCCCGGCCGGGCATCGTCATCGGCCGTAAGGGTGCGGAGGCCGACCGGATCCGCGGCGAGCTCGAGAAGCTCACCGGCAAGCAGGTCCAGCTGAACATCCTCGAGGTCAAGAGCCCCGAGTCGGATGCTCAGCTGGTGGCCCAGGGTGTCGCCGAGCAGCTGTCCTCCCGGGTCAGCTTCCGCCGCGCGATGCGTAAGGCCATGCAGTCGGCCATGAAGAACCCGATCTGCAAGGGCATCCGTGTGCAGGTCTCCGGTCGCCTCGGCGGCGCGGAGATGAGCCGCACGGAGTTCTACCGTGAGGGTCGCGTTCCGCTGCACACGCTCCGCGCGAACATCGAGTACGGCTTCTTCGAGGCCCGTACCACGTTCGGCCGGATCGGCGTGAAGGTCTGGATCTACAAGGGCGACGCTGTCCCTGGTCGCGAGGTCGCCCCCGAGGCGCCCGCGCGTCCGCGCCGGGACCGTGCCGACCGCCCCGAGCGTCCGCGTCGTGGCCGTTCCGGTTCGTCCGGCACGACTGCGGGCGGCACCGAGGCCGGCCGGGCCGCTCAGGCCGCGGCGACCGCAGATGACACCGCCGCTGCTCCGGCCGCGGCTGAAAAGCAGCAGGAGGGCTGA
- the rplV gene encoding 50S ribosomal protein L22, which yields MPVKGDAPVLPGARAVARHVRISPNKARRVINLVRGLPAKEALVVLQFAPQAASEQVYKVLASAIANAENNERLDPDALLIREAFVDEGPTLKRFRPRAQGRAYRIRKRTSHITIAVEAVQTVRPAKKAAAKPAAPKAESQSTEGAE from the coding sequence ATGCCAGTTAAGGGCGACGCTCCGGTGCTTCCGGGCGCGCGGGCGGTTGCGCGGCACGTGCGCATCTCGCCGAACAAGGCGCGCCGGGTGATCAACCTCGTTCGTGGTCTACCCGCGAAGGAGGCGCTGGTCGTTCTGCAGTTCGCGCCGCAGGCAGCCAGCGAGCAGGTCTACAAGGTGCTTGCCAGCGCTATTGCGAACGCGGAGAACAACGAGCGGCTCGACCCCGACGCGCTCCTCATTCGTGAGGCGTTCGTCGACGAGGGTCCGACGCTCAAGCGGTTCCGTCCGCGGGCGCAGGGCCGGGCGTACCGGATCCGCAAGCGCACGAGCCACATCACTATCGCGGTCGAGGCGGTCCAGACGGTCCGCCCGGCGAAGAAGGCAGCGGCCAAGCCGGCCGCGCCGAAGGCCGAGTCCCAGAGCACGGAGGGTGCCGAGTAA
- the rpsS gene encoding 30S ribosomal protein S19 translates to MPRSLKKGPFIDDHLLKKVEVQNEKNSKNVIKTWSRRSTIIPDMLGHTIAVHDGRKHVPVFISEAMVGHKLGEFALTRTFKGHEKDDRKSRRR, encoded by the coding sequence ATGCCTCGCAGCCTGAAGAAGGGCCCGTTCATCGACGACCACCTGCTCAAAAAGGTGGAAGTCCAGAACGAGAAGAACTCGAAGAACGTCATCAAGACCTGGTCGCGGCGTTCGACCATCATCCCCGACATGCTGGGGCACACGATCGCCGTGCACGACGGGCGCAAGCACGTCCCGGTGTTCATCAGTGAGGCGATGGTCGGGCACAAGCTCGGCGAGTTCGCTCTGACCCGTACGTTCAAGGGTCACGAGAAGGACGACCGCAAGAGCCGTCGTCGCTAA
- the rplB gene encoding 50S ribosomal protein L2, translated as MAIRKYKPTTPGRRGSSVADFAEITRSTPEKSLLVPLPKKGGRNVHGRITTRHQGGGHKRQYRLIDFKRNDKDGVPAKVAHIEYDPNRTSRIALLHYADGEKRYILAPKDLKQGDRVESGVGSDIKPGNNLPLRNIPVGTTVHGVELRPGGGAKMGRSAGVGIQLLGREGAYATLRMPSGEIRRVDIRCRATVGEVGNAEQSNINWGKAGRMRWKGKRPTVRGVAMNPVDHPHGGGEGKTSGGRHPVNPAGKPEGRTRRKGQESDKLIVRRRYATRKRG; from the coding sequence ATGGCAATCCGTAAGTACAAGCCGACCACGCCGGGCCGTCGCGGCTCGAGCGTCGCCGACTTCGCTGAGATCACCCGGTCGACTCCGGAGAAGTCTCTTCTGGTCCCGCTGCCCAAGAAGGGTGGCCGCAACGTCCACGGCCGGATCACCACCCGGCACCAGGGCGGTGGCCACAAGCGGCAGTACCGGTTGATCGACTTCAAGCGGAACGACAAGGACGGCGTGCCGGCCAAGGTCGCTCACATCGAGTACGACCCCAACCGCACCTCCCGCATTGCTCTGCTGCACTACGCCGACGGTGAGAAGCGCTACATCCTCGCGCCGAAGGACCTGAAGCAGGGCGACCGCGTCGAGTCTGGCGTGGGCTCCGACATCAAGCCGGGGAACAACCTTCCCCTGCGTAACATCCCGGTCGGTACGACGGTCCACGGTGTGGAGCTTCGTCCCGGCGGTGGAGCCAAGATGGGCCGCTCGGCCGGTGTTGGCATCCAGCTGCTCGGCCGTGAAGGCGCCTACGCCACGCTGCGTATGCCTTCCGGTGAGATCCGTCGTGTCGACATCCGCTGCCGCGCGACGGTCGGCGAGGTCGGTAACGCCGAGCAGTCGAACATCAACTGGGGTAAAGCCGGCCGTATGCGCTGGAAGGGCAAGCGCCCGACCGTTCGCGGTGTGGCCATGAACCCTGTCGACCACCCGCACGGTGGTGGTGAGGGTAAGACCTCAGGTGGTCGTCACCCGGTCAACCCGGCTGGTAAGCCGGAGGGCCGTACCCGCCGCAAGGGCCAGGAGAGCGACAAGCTGATTGTTCGCCGCCGCTACGCCACCCGCAAGCGCGGGTAA
- the rplW gene encoding 50S ribosomal protein L23, producing the protein MSTIADPRDIIVAPVVSEKSYSVLDQNWYTFEVRPDANKTQIKIAIQQIFNVRVLTVNTANREGKRKRTKTGWGQRKATKRAMVKLADGDRIEAFGGPVS; encoded by the coding sequence GTGAGCACGATCGCCGACCCGCGCGACATCATCGTCGCCCCGGTGGTCTCCGAGAAGAGCTACAGCGTTCTTGACCAGAACTGGTACACGTTCGAGGTCCGTCCGGACGCGAACAAGACCCAGATCAAGATCGCTATCCAGCAGATCTTCAACGTCCGCGTGCTGACCGTTAACACGGCGAACCGCGAGGGCAAGCGCAAGCGCACCAAGACCGGTTGGGGTCAGCGCAAGGCGACCAAGCGCGCCATGGTGAAGCTGGCTGACGGTGACCGTATCGAGGCCTTCGGCGGCCCGGTCAGCTAA
- the rplD gene encoding 50S ribosomal protein L4, with protein sequence MSSVDVINAEGAKAGSVDLPAKVFGVEANIPLMHQVVVAQLAAARQGTHKVKTRGEVAGGGKKPYKQKGTGRARQGSIRAPQFTGGGVVHGPVPRDYSQRTPKKMKVAALRGALSDRARDGRVIVVESFVTGEKPSTKAAIATLRKVAQTTKVLVVLDSQDELNWVSLRNEPSVHLIEAGQLNTYDVLVADEVVFTKVALDEFLGGTEKSEEGDK encoded by the coding sequence GTGAGCTCGGTTGACGTGATCAACGCTGAGGGCGCCAAGGCCGGCTCTGTCGACCTGCCCGCCAAGGTCTTCGGCGTCGAGGCGAACATCCCGCTGATGCACCAGGTCGTCGTGGCGCAGCTGGCCGCGGCCCGTCAGGGCACGCACAAGGTCAAGACGCGCGGCGAGGTCGCCGGCGGCGGCAAGAAGCCGTACAAGCAGAAGGGCACCGGTCGCGCCCGTCAGGGCTCGATCCGCGCGCCTCAGTTCACCGGTGGTGGCGTCGTGCACGGTCCCGTGCCGCGTGACTACAGCCAGCGGACCCCCAAGAAGATGAAGGTCGCCGCTCTGCGGGGCGCCCTCTCCGACCGGGCCCGTGATGGCCGCGTGATCGTGGTCGAGTCCTTCGTCACCGGCGAGAAGCCGTCGACCAAGGCCGCGATCGCGACCCTGCGTAAGGTCGCCCAGACCACCAAGGTCCTGGTCGTTCTGGACAGCCAGGACGAACTGAACTGGGTGTCGCTGCGCAATGAGCCGTCCGTCCACCTCATCGAGGCCGGCCAGCTCAACACCTATGACGTGCTGGTCGCCGACGAGGTGGTCTTCACGAAGGTCGCGCTCGACGAGTTCCTCGGCGGGACCGAGAAGTCCGAGGAGGGCGACAAGTGA
- the rplC gene encoding 50S ribosomal protein L3 has protein sequence MDRQVKGILGAKLGMTQVWDNNKVVPVTVVQAGPCVVTQVRTDEKDGYAAVQLAYGAIDPRKVNKPESGQFAKAGVSPRRHIVELRTADASEYELGQEVTVDTFAVGQPIDVTGKTKGKGYAGVMKRHGFHGLRASHGVERKHRSPGSIGACATPGRVFKGMKMAGRMGGKRFTVQNLVIQAVDIERNLILVRGAVPGPKGALILVRSASKKTAKGGAK, from the coding sequence ATGGACAGGCAAGTGAAGGGGATCCTGGGCGCCAAGCTCGGCATGACCCAGGTCTGGGACAACAACAAGGTCGTCCCGGTAACCGTGGTGCAGGCCGGCCCGTGCGTCGTGACCCAGGTCCGCACCGATGAGAAGGACGGCTACGCGGCTGTCCAGCTGGCTTACGGCGCCATCGACCCGCGCAAGGTGAACAAGCCGGAAAGCGGCCAGTTCGCCAAGGCCGGCGTTTCGCCGCGCCGCCACATCGTGGAGCTGCGCACCGCCGACGCCAGCGAGTACGAGCTCGGCCAGGAAGTCACCGTCGACACGTTCGCGGTCGGCCAGCCGATCGACGTGACCGGTAAGACCAAGGGCAAGGGCTACGCCGGCGTCATGAAGCGGCACGGCTTCCACGGTCTCCGTGCGAGCCACGGTGTCGAGCGCAAGCACCGCTCGCCCGGTTCGATCGGCGCTTGCGCGACCCCCGGTCGCGTGTTCAAGGGCATGAAGATGGCCGGTCGCATGGGTGGCAAGCGCTTCACCGTGCAGAACCTGGTCATCCAGGCCGTTGACATCGAGCGCAACCTGATCCTGGTCCGCGGCGCGGTGCCCGGTCCCAAGGGCGCGCTGATCCTGGTCCGTTCCGCGTCGAAGAAGACCGCGAAGGGTGGTGCCAAGTGA
- the rpsJ gene encoding 30S ribosomal protein S10: MAGQKIRIRLKAYDHEVVDSSARKIVETVTRTGAQVAGPVPLPTEINRFCVIRSPHKYKDSREHFEMRTHKRLIDIIDPTPKTVDSLMRLDLPAGVDIEIKL, translated from the coding sequence ATGGCGGGACAGAAGATCCGCATCCGGCTCAAGGCCTATGACCACGAGGTCGTCGACTCCTCGGCACGGAAGATCGTCGAGACAGTCACGCGTACCGGGGCACAGGTCGCAGGCCCGGTGCCGCTGCCCACGGAGATCAACCGTTTCTGCGTGATCCGTTCGCCGCACAAGTACAAGGACTCGCGCGAGCACTTCGAGATGCGCACGCACAAGCGTCTGATCGACATCATCGACCCGACTCCGAAGACGGTCGACTCGCTTATGCGCCTCGACCTGCCGGCTGGCGTCGACATCGAGATCAAGCTGTAG
- the tuf gene encoding elongation factor Tu, whose translation MAKAKFERTKPHVNIGTIGHIDHGKTTLTAAITKVLHDEFPDLNPYTPFDEIDKAPEEKARGITISIAHVEYQTASRHYAHVDCPGHADYIKNMITGAAQMDGAILVVAATDGPMPQTKEHVLLARQVGVPYIVVALNKSDMVEDEELLELVELEVRELLSTYEFPGDDLPVVRVSALKALEGDPEWTAKLLELMAAVDTAIPQPERDIEKPFLMPIEDVFTITGRGTVVTGRAERGILKPNEEVEIVGIREKSTKTVCTGIEMFRKLLDEARAGENVGLLLRGIKREDVERGMVVVKPGSSTPHTEFEGQVYILSKEEGGRHTPFFQNYRPQFYFRTTDVTGVVTLPEGTEMVMPGDSTSMSVKLIQPIAMEQGLKFAIREGGRTVGAGTVTKINV comes from the coding sequence GTGGCGAAGGCGAAGTTCGAGCGGACTAAGCCGCACGTCAACATCGGCACCATTGGTCACATCGACCACGGTAAGACGACGCTGACTGCGGCCATCACGAAGGTCCTGCACGACGAGTTCCCCGACCTGAACCCGTACACCCCGTTCGACGAGATCGACAAGGCGCCTGAAGAGAAGGCCCGTGGCATCACGATCTCGATCGCGCACGTCGAGTACCAGACCGCGTCGCGTCACTACGCGCACGTGGACTGCCCCGGCCACGCTGACTACATCAAGAACATGATCACCGGTGCCGCCCAGATGGACGGTGCGATCCTGGTCGTGGCCGCCACTGACGGCCCGATGCCGCAGACCAAGGAGCACGTCCTCCTGGCCCGCCAGGTCGGCGTTCCTTACATCGTCGTCGCCCTGAACAAGAGCGACATGGTCGAGGACGAGGAGCTCCTGGAGCTCGTCGAGCTCGAGGTCCGCGAGCTGCTCAGCACCTACGAGTTCCCGGGCGACGACCTGCCGGTCGTTCGCGTGTCGGCGCTCAAGGCGCTCGAGGGCGACCCGGAGTGGACCGCCAAGCTCCTCGAGCTGATGGCCGCGGTCGACACCGCGATCCCGCAGCCCGAGCGTGACATCGAGAAGCCGTTCCTCATGCCGATCGAGGACGTCTTCACGATCACCGGCCGTGGCACCGTGGTGACCGGTCGCGCCGAGCGTGGCATCCTCAAGCCGAACGAGGAGGTCGAGATCGTGGGCATCCGCGAGAAGTCGACCAAGACCGTTTGCACCGGCATCGAGATGTTCCGCAAGCTCCTCGACGAGGCGCGCGCGGGTGAGAACGTGGGTCTGCTGCTTCGTGGCATCAAGCGCGAAGACGTCGAGCGCGGCATGGTTGTCGTCAAGCCCGGCAGCAGCACCCCGCACACGGAGTTCGAGGGTCAGGTCTACATCCTCTCGAAGGAAGAGGGCGGCCGGCACACCCCGTTCTTCCAGAACTACCGCCCGCAGTTCTACTTCCGCACCACGGACGTCACCGGCGTCGTCACGCTGCCCGAGGGCACCGAGATGGTCATGCCCGGCGACTCCACCTCCATGTCCGTGAAGCTGATCCAGCCGATCGCCATGGAGCAGGGCCTGAAGTTCGCGATCCGTGAGGGTGGCCGCACCGTCGGCGCCGGAACGGTCACGAAGATCAACGTCTGA